One window of the Chlamydiales bacterium genome contains the following:
- a CDS encoding GreA/GreB family elongation factor translates to MSYLKDFQTQIANHDYPALLRLWEEYCASDEVDPDEYKQILASIKASDMAEAFGRHVDRGIPLWKTLPQSKDSHEVIKLIIDLQTTNTPQFAEIALDYLKQQYGSDKDFVEKMRLIGMRNKEKFQGAISNFELLTHMLKGNFVFHTGGWGIGEILDVSLIREQLSLEFDYAPGVKEMSFETAFRMLIPVPENHFLALRFGKPDTLEQMAKEKPLEVIHMLLRDLGDKTAAEIKDELADLVIPAAEWQKWWQNARSKIKKDTMIESPEDLGSPFRLRRAEVSHEERLQKALENKPDASTLIQMVYSFIKDFPETLKNAEFKAQLLSKMKEMLSFPEITSAQELQIHFFLQDLGGEKEYAPVAELIKRIKNFEELFSQIDLQTFKKRALAEIRKNRADWKEIFTSLFFLVEYSPLRDYILSELLGAGAKPEVLKALQDLYTYPARHPEAFLWYFQKVIVQPELPFGDQEGKNQFFESFLVLLSQLEHKEQGRELIKKMHALLSGGRFAIVRQIMQGASQETCKEFLLLATKCHSLSDHDIKILHSLAEVVHPTLAKGRRKSEAPSTEGQTLWTTQDGYEKLQKRIQQIATVETVQNAKEIEIARAHGDLRENAEFKAALEKRDRLQSELKLLSDQMNHTRVLTVQDISVDEVGVGTVIECTTKKGKVTYTLLGPWDADPERNILSFQSKLAQAMAGLTVGKKFEFQGEEYTIASIKSFLK, encoded by the coding sequence ATGAGCTATTTAAAAGACTTTCAGACCCAGATCGCGAATCACGACTATCCAGCCCTTCTTAGACTTTGGGAAGAGTATTGCGCCTCAGACGAGGTAGATCCCGATGAGTATAAGCAGATACTCGCCTCTATCAAAGCTTCGGACATGGCGGAGGCCTTCGGAAGGCACGTCGACCGCGGCATCCCACTCTGGAAGACACTCCCACAGTCGAAAGACTCCCACGAAGTGATTAAGCTCATCATCGACCTTCAGACGACAAACACCCCTCAATTTGCAGAGATCGCTCTCGACTATCTCAAACAGCAGTATGGAAGCGATAAAGATTTCGTAGAGAAGATGCGACTCATTGGCATGAGAAACAAAGAGAAGTTCCAAGGGGCGATCAGCAACTTTGAACTACTAACTCACATGCTCAAGGGAAACTTCGTATTCCACACAGGCGGCTGGGGAATCGGGGAGATCCTCGATGTCTCCCTTATCCGCGAACAGCTCAGCCTCGAGTTCGACTACGCTCCTGGCGTGAAAGAGATGTCTTTCGAGACAGCATTTAGAATGCTGATCCCCGTTCCTGAAAACCACTTCCTCGCACTCCGCTTCGGGAAGCCGGACACACTCGAGCAGATGGCTAAAGAGAAGCCTCTTGAAGTGATCCACATGCTGCTTAGAGACCTGGGCGATAAGACGGCTGCAGAGATCAAAGATGAGCTGGCAGACCTGGTCATCCCCGCTGCCGAATGGCAGAAGTGGTGGCAGAATGCGCGCTCCAAGATCAAAAAAGATACGATGATCGAATCTCCCGAGGACCTAGGCTCTCCCTTCCGCTTGAGAAGAGCTGAAGTTTCTCACGAAGAGCGCCTTCAGAAAGCTCTCGAGAACAAACCCGACGCATCGACCCTCATCCAGATGGTCTACTCCTTCATCAAAGACTTTCCAGAAACTCTTAAAAATGCCGAGTTCAAAGCGCAGCTCTTAAGCAAGATGAAAGAGATGCTCTCTTTCCCAGAGATCACTAGCGCACAAGAGCTTCAAATCCACTTCTTCTTGCAAGATCTTGGTGGCGAAAAGGAGTACGCTCCTGTTGCAGAACTCATCAAGCGCATCAAGAATTTTGAAGAGCTCTTCTCGCAGATCGATCTTCAGACATTTAAAAAACGCGCTCTGGCGGAGATCCGCAAGAACCGTGCCGACTGGAAAGAGATCTTCACAAGCCTATTCTTCCTCGTCGAATACAGCCCGCTTAGAGATTACATCCTGAGTGAACTCTTAGGCGCTGGTGCAAAACCAGAGGTGCTCAAGGCGCTCCAAGATCTGTACACTTATCCAGCCAGACACCCTGAAGCCTTCCTCTGGTACTTCCAGAAGGTGATCGTTCAGCCCGAACTTCCCTTCGGAGACCAAGAGGGAAAGAATCAGTTCTTCGAATCCTTCCTCGTACTGCTTAGCCAGCTCGAACATAAAGAGCAGGGAAGGGAGCTGATCAAGAAGATGCACGCGCTCCTCTCTGGCGGTCGTTTTGCAATTGTCAGACAGATCATGCAAGGAGCCTCTCAAGAGACTTGCAAAGAGTTTCTTCTCCTCGCAACCAAGTGCCACTCGTTAAGCGATCACGATATCAAGATCCTCCACTCGCTAGCCGAAGTTGTCCACCCGACCCTTGCAAAAGGGCGCCGCAAGAGCGAAGCTCCTTCAACCGAGGGACAGACACTCTGGACAACCCAGGATGGATACGAGAAGCTACAGAAGCGCATCCAACAGATCGCAACTGTTGAAACCGTCCAGAATGCGAAAGAGATCGAAATCGCAAGAGCTCACGGGGATCTCCGCGAGAACGCTGAATTTAAAGCTGCCCTTGAAAAGAGAGACCGCCTCCAGTCTGAGCTGAAACTCCTCTCCGATCAGATGAACCACACACGCGTTCTCACAGTCCAGGATATCTCTGTAGATGAGGTTGGTGTTGGAACGGTGATCGAGTGCACAACCAAGAAAGGGAAGGTTACCTACACCCTTCTCGGCCCTTGGGATGCGGATCCAGAACGCAACATCCTCTCCTTCCAGTCTAAACTCGCTCAGGCAATGGCAGGGCTGACTGTTGGCAAGAAGTTTGAATTCCAAGGCGAAGAGTATACGATTGCAAGCATTAAGAGCTTTTTAAAATAG
- a CDS encoding ABC transporter ATP-binding protein, which translates to MASIILDEVSLSYPVYGTRSRSLKTSVLNMATGGRLNKDEPTVKVEALKNINLKLEVGDRVGLIGHNGAGKTTLLKVLAQIYEPSSGKIKISGQTNCLFDIMTGIDLALTGYENIMLRGLILGLSRREVEKAVPEIEEFAELGEFIKMPLKSYSSGMMIRLAFGIITSIHSQILLIDEVVNVGDANFMKKAKSRMANLVHRSDLMVLSTHDHNIMKEFCNKAVWLEKGEIRAFGEIDEVFAQMRSV; encoded by the coding sequence ATGGCAAGCATCATCTTAGATGAAGTCTCTCTCTCCTACCCTGTATATGGAACGCGCTCTCGGTCTCTTAAGACCTCCGTTCTCAACATGGCAACTGGCGGGCGCTTAAACAAGGATGAGCCTACCGTAAAAGTCGAAGCTCTCAAGAACATCAATTTAAAACTTGAAGTTGGCGACCGAGTCGGCCTTATTGGGCATAATGGCGCGGGCAAAACCACTCTTCTTAAAGTTCTCGCCCAGATCTACGAGCCCTCTTCGGGCAAAATCAAGATCTCAGGCCAGACCAACTGCCTATTCGACATCATGACAGGCATCGATCTAGCCCTCACAGGCTATGAAAACATTATGCTGCGCGGCCTGATTCTCGGCCTCTCAAGACGTGAGGTTGAGAAGGCGGTGCCTGAAATCGAAGAGTTTGCAGAGCTGGGCGAATTCATCAAGATGCCCCTTAAGAGCTACTCTTCAGGCATGATGATTAGACTCGCCTTTGGCATTATCACCAGCATCCACTCTCAAATCCTGCTGATCGATGAGGTCGTGAACGTCGGGGACGCGAACTTCATGAAAAAGGCTAAATCCCGCATGGCAAATCTAGTCCACCGCTCCGATCTCATGGTCCTCTCTACACATGACCACAACATCATGAAAGAATTTTGCAATAAAGCCGTCTGGCTTGAAAAGGGCGAGATCCGGGCCTTTGGAGAGATCGATGAGGTCTTCGCCCAGATGCGCTCTGTCTAA
- a CDS encoding ABC transporter permease, with translation MKQINLAIEDIRRAGNQHRIWLSLGLLEVKQRYRRSVLGPWWISISMLIFIAAMGKIFSTIFAQNIADYVPFFTAGFLLWSFITGSIAESTELFRANASFIKQIKLPYNLYVLKFLTRNLIFFAHNFVVYLLVLWFFKLNPGLNVLMAIPGLLLLTINLYWICLVVALISTRFRDMVPIINSCLQILFFVTPISWMPKLLGENSIVVKLNPFVYFLDLVRQPLLGSLPTPTTWIVASCFALVGSWISLNIFSRARARIPFWID, from the coding sequence ATGAAACAGATTAATCTTGCAATTGAAGATATTAGAAGAGCCGGAAACCAGCATCGGATCTGGCTCAGCCTCGGCCTGCTGGAAGTGAAGCAGCGTTACAGGCGCTCCGTTCTCGGGCCCTGGTGGATCAGCATCAGCATGCTGATCTTCATCGCTGCGATGGGAAAGATCTTCAGCACAATTTTCGCACAGAACATCGCAGACTACGTTCCTTTTTTCACTGCGGGATTTCTTCTCTGGTCTTTTATTACTGGCAGCATTGCTGAATCGACAGAATTGTTTAGAGCGAATGCGAGCTTTATTAAGCAGATCAAACTTCCTTACAATCTTTATGTATTAAAGTTTCTCACAAGAAACCTGATCTTTTTTGCGCACAATTTTGTGGTCTACCTTCTTGTGCTCTGGTTTTTTAAATTAAATCCGGGCTTGAATGTTCTGATGGCAATTCCAGGCCTTCTACTCCTCACCATTAATCTCTACTGGATCTGCCTCGTTGTCGCACTGATCAGCACCCGCTTTCGAGACATGGTTCCGATCATCAACAGCTGTCTTCAGATCCTCTTTTTCGTAACTCCCATCTCTTGGATGCCAAAACTGCTCGGAGAGAATTCCATAGTTGTAAAGCTCAACCCGTTCGTCTACTTTTTGGACCTGGTTAGACAGCCTCTACTCGGCAGCCTCCCTACGCCAACTACTTGGATTGTTGCCTCCTGCTTTGCGCTTGTTGGCTCTTGGATTAGCTTAAATATTTTTAGCCGCGCAAGAGCGCGCATACCCTTTTGGATCGATTGA